AGCGATGGCCTTGCCGACGATCTCCTCCGACTCGCCGTGGGAGTACACGTCGGCGGTGTCAATGAAGTTGATCCCCGCGTCGAGGGCCGAGCGGATGATCTTGATCGAGTCATCGTGGTCGGGGTTGCCC
The nucleotide sequence above comes from Candidatus Dormiibacterota bacterium. Encoded proteins:
- a CDS encoding aldo/keto reductase, producing MKFRSLGRTGLQVSELCLGAMMFGQWGNPDHDDSIKIIRSALDAGINFIDTADVYSHGESEEIVGKAIA